Proteins found in one Miscanthus floridulus cultivar M001 chromosome 4, ASM1932011v1, whole genome shotgun sequence genomic segment:
- the LOC136551006 gene encoding uncharacterized protein isoform X6 has translation MLQGARQASVPSTAGPRPNTANSAAILQSDQPPRDAAAREGSHGGTGAESLVRGSVVAPRVSCGICGGLLHDATAFTECLHAFCRKCIYDKVAKDNIKCCPKCGIFLGNPLEKLRSLIFPPKRRKVVTMKKRKERVSPESTLSSVVGITAEGSTALTLAASESKAQKVVIEDLALVKRDALSGIKGRDFDSACGLTEETGALIVWQASPILEEMVAHNQLDSKQDPESFRLPATSDIENQRQGPTAQMNNISFMVESSSSARPTVQDDENLRGDFLTLINESNARIMGRYDAHISKLKAENTKLIEELENEGEMTRILEERLQRELENERTAAAERTRLLEKKLREFEHEREAAIERTRILEERLQRELENERAAAAERTRLLEKKLQRVEHEREDAIERTRVLDERLQRESEIVHTTASQNDALKEEIFKLHEEREHGRADNQALMSDILEKSEELATLKYYSNMLESEKTCLENQVDHLDKELKYTRKEHRRYVSKVLDAARAIPNDIEPINSDALPGSRRPEGIC, from the exons ATGTTACAGGGAGCTCGGCAAGCCTCGGTGCCGTCGACCGCAGGCCCGCGCCCCAACACCGCCAACAGCGCTGCCATCCTGCAGTCTGATCAGCCACCTCGCGACGCCGCCGCGCGGGAGGGGAGCCACGGCGGCACGGGTGCGGAGTCGCTTGTGCGCGGCTCGGTGGTCGCGCCGCGCGTCAGCTGCGGGATCTGCGGCGGACTCCTCCACGACGCCACCGCCTTCACCGAGTGCCTCCACGCCT TTTGCAGGAAATGCATATATGACAAGGTTGCGAAAGACAACATAAAGTGCTGCCCAAAGTGTGGCATTTTTCTGGGAAATCCATTGGAGAAGCTCAG GTCACTGATATTTCCCCCTAAGAGGCGCAAGGTTGTCAccatgaagaagaggaaggaaaGGGTGTCCCCTGAATCGACCCTTTCTTCAGTGGTGGGTATCACTGCAGAAGGAAGCACTGCACTGACACTTGCTGCTTCAGAAAGTAAGGCACAGAAGGTAGTGATTGAG GATCTTGCTCTTGTCAAAAGAGATGCTTTATCAGGAATTAAGGGTCGAGACTTTGACTCAGCATGTGGTCTTACTGAGGAGACCGGAGCCTTGATTGTGTGGCAAGCATCACCTATCCTAGAGGAGATGGTTGCCCACAATCAGTTAGACTCCAAGCAGGACCCAGAGAGTTTCAGGCTTCCGGCGACCTCTGATATTGAGAACCAGCGACAAGGACCAACTGCACAAATGAACAATATTTCGTTTATGGTTGAGAGCTCATCCAGTGCAAGGCCGACTGTCCAGGATGATGAAAACTTGAGGGGAGATTTTCTCACATTGATCAATGAG AGTAATGCAAGAATCATGGGAAGGTATGATGCCCACATAAGCAAATTGAAGGCAGAGAACACAAAATTAATAGA GGAGTTGGAAAATGAAGGGGAGATGACAAGAATTCTTGAAGAGAGGCTCCAACGAGAATTGGAAAATGAAAGGACAGCAGCTGCTGAGAGAACTAGACTTCTTGAAAAGAAGCTCCGAGAATTTGAACATGAACGAGAAGCTGCTATTGAGAGAACAAGAATTCTTGAAGAGAGGCTCCAACGAGAATTGGAAAATGAAAGGGCAGCAGCTGCTGAGAGAACTAGACTTCTTGAAAAGAAGCTCCAAAGAGTGGAACATGAACGAGAAGATGCTATTGAGAGAACAAGAGTTCTTGACGAGAGACTCCAAAGAGAATCTGAAATTGTACATACTACTGCAAGCCAGAATGATGCCTTAAAAGAGGAGATTTTCAAACTTCATGA GGAACGGGAACATGGAAGAGCAGACAACCAGGCTCTGATGTCAGATATTTTGGAGAAAAGTGAGGAGCTTGCTACACTCAAATATTATTCCAATATGCTTGAGTCAGAGAAGACAT GTCTAGAAAATCAAGTTGACCATCTTGACAAGGAATTGAAGTATACTAGGAAAGAGCACAGAAGATATGTCAGTAAGGTCTTGGATGCAGCAAGAGCCATTCCTAACGACATAGAGCCGATCAACTCTGATGCTCTGCCTGGATCCAGGCGCCCGGAGGGGATCTGTTAG
- the LOC136551006 gene encoding uncharacterized protein isoform X4, with protein sequence MLQGARQASVPSTAGPRPNTANSAAILQSDQPPRDAAAREGSHGGTGAESLVRGSVVAPRVSCGICGGLLHDATAFTECLHAFCRKCIYDKVAKDNIKCCPKCGIFLGNPLEKLRPDHSLQHIRSLIFPPKRRKVVTMKKRKERVSPESTLSSVVGITAEGSTALTLAASESKAQKVVIEDLALVKRDALSGIKGRDFDSACGLTEETGALIVWQASPILEEMVAHNQLDSKQDPESFRLPATSDIENQRQGPTAQMNNISFMVESSSSARPTVQDDENLRGDFLTLINESNARIMGRYDAHISKLKAENTKLIEELENEGEMTRILEERLQRELENERTAAAERTRLLEKKLREFEHEREAAIERTRILEERLQRELENERAAAAERTRLLEKKLQRVEHEREDAIERTRVLDERLQRESEIVHTTASQNDALKEEIFKLHEEREHGRADNQALMSDILEKSEELATLKYYSNMLESEKTCLENQVDHLDKELKYTRKEHRRYVSKVLDAARAIPNDIEPINSDALPGSRRPEGIC encoded by the exons ATGTTACAGGGAGCTCGGCAAGCCTCGGTGCCGTCGACCGCAGGCCCGCGCCCCAACACCGCCAACAGCGCTGCCATCCTGCAGTCTGATCAGCCACCTCGCGACGCCGCCGCGCGGGAGGGGAGCCACGGCGGCACGGGTGCGGAGTCGCTTGTGCGCGGCTCGGTGGTCGCGCCGCGCGTCAGCTGCGGGATCTGCGGCGGACTCCTCCACGACGCCACCGCCTTCACCGAGTGCCTCCACGCCT TTTGCAGGAAATGCATATATGACAAGGTTGCGAAAGACAACATAAAGTGCTGCCCAAAGTGTGGCATTTTTCTGGGAAATCCATTGGAGAAGCTCAG ACCTGATCATAGCCTGCAACACATCAGGTCACTGATATTTCCCCCTAAGAGGCGCAAGGTTGTCAccatgaagaagaggaaggaaaGGGTGTCCCCTGAATCGACCCTTTCTTCAGTGGTGGGTATCACTGCAGAAGGAAGCACTGCACTGACACTTGCTGCTTCAGAAAGTAAGGCACAGAAGGTAGTGATTGAG GATCTTGCTCTTGTCAAAAGAGATGCTTTATCAGGAATTAAGGGTCGAGACTTTGACTCAGCATGTGGTCTTACTGAGGAGACCGGAGCCTTGATTGTGTGGCAAGCATCACCTATCCTAGAGGAGATGGTTGCCCACAATCAGTTAGACTCCAAGCAGGACCCAGAGAGTTTCAGGCTTCCGGCGACCTCTGATATTGAGAACCAGCGACAAGGACCAACTGCACAAATGAACAATATTTCGTTTATGGTTGAGAGCTCATCCAGTGCAAGGCCGACTGTCCAGGATGATGAAAACTTGAGGGGAGATTTTCTCACATTGATCAATGAG AGTAATGCAAGAATCATGGGAAGGTATGATGCCCACATAAGCAAATTGAAGGCAGAGAACACAAAATTAATAGA GGAGTTGGAAAATGAAGGGGAGATGACAAGAATTCTTGAAGAGAGGCTCCAACGAGAATTGGAAAATGAAAGGACAGCAGCTGCTGAGAGAACTAGACTTCTTGAAAAGAAGCTCCGAGAATTTGAACATGAACGAGAAGCTGCTATTGAGAGAACAAGAATTCTTGAAGAGAGGCTCCAACGAGAATTGGAAAATGAAAGGGCAGCAGCTGCTGAGAGAACTAGACTTCTTGAAAAGAAGCTCCAAAGAGTGGAACATGAACGAGAAGATGCTATTGAGAGAACAAGAGTTCTTGACGAGAGACTCCAAAGAGAATCTGAAATTGTACATACTACTGCAAGCCAGAATGATGCCTTAAAAGAGGAGATTTTCAAACTTCATGA GGAACGGGAACATGGAAGAGCAGACAACCAGGCTCTGATGTCAGATATTTTGGAGAAAAGTGAGGAGCTTGCTACACTCAAATATTATTCCAATATGCTTGAGTCAGAGAAGACAT GTCTAGAAAATCAAGTTGACCATCTTGACAAGGAATTGAAGTATACTAGGAAAGAGCACAGAAGATATGTCAGTAAGGTCTTGGATGCAGCAAGAGCCATTCCTAACGACATAGAGCCGATCAACTCTGATGCTCTGCCTGGATCCAGGCGCCCGGAGGGGATCTGTTAG
- the LOC136551006 gene encoding uncharacterized protein isoform X3, which produces MLQGARQASVPSTAGPRPNTANSAAILQSDQPPRDAAAREGSHGGTGAESLVRGSVVAPRVSCGICGGLLHDATAFTECLHAFCRKCIYDKVAKDNIKCCPKCGIFLGNPLEKLRSCLLLFFGKRSLIFPPKRRKVVTMKKRKERVSPESTLSSVVGITAEGSTALTLAASESKAQKVVIEDLALVKRDALSGIKGRDFDSACGLTEETGALIVWQASPILEEMVAHNQLDSKQDPESFRLPATSDIENQRQGPTAQMNNISFMVESSSSARPTVQDDENLRGDFLTLINESNARIMGRYDAHISKLKAENTKLIEELENEGEMTRILEERLQRELENERTAAAERTRLLEKKLREFEHEREAAIERTRILEERLQRELENERAAAAERTRLLEKKLQRVEHEREDAIERTRVLDERLQRESEIVHTTASQNDALKEEIFKLHEEREHGRADNQALMSDILEKSEELATLKYYSNMLESEKTCLENQVDHLDKELKYTRKEHRRYVSKVLDAARAIPNDIEPINSDALPGSRRPEGIC; this is translated from the exons ATGTTACAGGGAGCTCGGCAAGCCTCGGTGCCGTCGACCGCAGGCCCGCGCCCCAACACCGCCAACAGCGCTGCCATCCTGCAGTCTGATCAGCCACCTCGCGACGCCGCCGCGCGGGAGGGGAGCCACGGCGGCACGGGTGCGGAGTCGCTTGTGCGCGGCTCGGTGGTCGCGCCGCGCGTCAGCTGCGGGATCTGCGGCGGACTCCTCCACGACGCCACCGCCTTCACCGAGTGCCTCCACGCCT TTTGCAGGAAATGCATATATGACAAGGTTGCGAAAGACAACATAAAGTGCTGCCCAAAGTGTGGCATTTTTCTGGGAAATCCATTGGAGAAGCTCAGGTCTTGTCTGCTTCTTTTTTTTGGGAAAAG GTCACTGATATTTCCCCCTAAGAGGCGCAAGGTTGTCAccatgaagaagaggaaggaaaGGGTGTCCCCTGAATCGACCCTTTCTTCAGTGGTGGGTATCACTGCAGAAGGAAGCACTGCACTGACACTTGCTGCTTCAGAAAGTAAGGCACAGAAGGTAGTGATTGAG GATCTTGCTCTTGTCAAAAGAGATGCTTTATCAGGAATTAAGGGTCGAGACTTTGACTCAGCATGTGGTCTTACTGAGGAGACCGGAGCCTTGATTGTGTGGCAAGCATCACCTATCCTAGAGGAGATGGTTGCCCACAATCAGTTAGACTCCAAGCAGGACCCAGAGAGTTTCAGGCTTCCGGCGACCTCTGATATTGAGAACCAGCGACAAGGACCAACTGCACAAATGAACAATATTTCGTTTATGGTTGAGAGCTCATCCAGTGCAAGGCCGACTGTCCAGGATGATGAAAACTTGAGGGGAGATTTTCTCACATTGATCAATGAG AGTAATGCAAGAATCATGGGAAGGTATGATGCCCACATAAGCAAATTGAAGGCAGAGAACACAAAATTAATAGA GGAGTTGGAAAATGAAGGGGAGATGACAAGAATTCTTGAAGAGAGGCTCCAACGAGAATTGGAAAATGAAAGGACAGCAGCTGCTGAGAGAACTAGACTTCTTGAAAAGAAGCTCCGAGAATTTGAACATGAACGAGAAGCTGCTATTGAGAGAACAAGAATTCTTGAAGAGAGGCTCCAACGAGAATTGGAAAATGAAAGGGCAGCAGCTGCTGAGAGAACTAGACTTCTTGAAAAGAAGCTCCAAAGAGTGGAACATGAACGAGAAGATGCTATTGAGAGAACAAGAGTTCTTGACGAGAGACTCCAAAGAGAATCTGAAATTGTACATACTACTGCAAGCCAGAATGATGCCTTAAAAGAGGAGATTTTCAAACTTCATGA GGAACGGGAACATGGAAGAGCAGACAACCAGGCTCTGATGTCAGATATTTTGGAGAAAAGTGAGGAGCTTGCTACACTCAAATATTATTCCAATATGCTTGAGTCAGAGAAGACAT GTCTAGAAAATCAAGTTGACCATCTTGACAAGGAATTGAAGTATACTAGGAAAGAGCACAGAAGATATGTCAGTAAGGTCTTGGATGCAGCAAGAGCCATTCCTAACGACATAGAGCCGATCAACTCTGATGCTCTGCCTGGATCCAGGCGCCCGGAGGGGATCTGTTAG
- the LOC136551006 gene encoding uncharacterized protein isoform X2, translating to MLQGARQASVPSTAGPRPNTANSAAILQSDQPPRDAAAREGSHGGTGAESLVRGSVVAPRVSCGICGGLLHDATAFTECLHAFCRKCIYDKVAKDNIKCCPKCGIFLGNPLEKLRSCLLLFFGKRPDHSLQHIRSLIFPPKRRKVVTMKKRKERVSPESTLSSVVGITAEGSTALTLAASESKAQKDLALVKRDALSGIKGRDFDSACGLTEETGALIVWQASPILEEMVAHNQLDSKQDPESFRLPATSDIENQRQGPTAQMNNISFMVESSSSARPTVQDDENLRGDFLTLINESNARIMGRYDAHISKLKAENTKLIEELENEGEMTRILEERLQRELENERTAAAERTRLLEKKLREFEHEREAAIERTRILEERLQRELENERAAAAERTRLLEKKLQRVEHEREDAIERTRVLDERLQRESEIVHTTASQNDALKEEIFKLHEEREHGRADNQALMSDILEKSEELATLKYYSNMLESEKTCLENQVDHLDKELKYTRKEHRRYVSKVLDAARAIPNDIEPINSDALPGSRRPEGIC from the exons ATGTTACAGGGAGCTCGGCAAGCCTCGGTGCCGTCGACCGCAGGCCCGCGCCCCAACACCGCCAACAGCGCTGCCATCCTGCAGTCTGATCAGCCACCTCGCGACGCCGCCGCGCGGGAGGGGAGCCACGGCGGCACGGGTGCGGAGTCGCTTGTGCGCGGCTCGGTGGTCGCGCCGCGCGTCAGCTGCGGGATCTGCGGCGGACTCCTCCACGACGCCACCGCCTTCACCGAGTGCCTCCACGCCT TTTGCAGGAAATGCATATATGACAAGGTTGCGAAAGACAACATAAAGTGCTGCCCAAAGTGTGGCATTTTTCTGGGAAATCCATTGGAGAAGCTCAGGTCTTGTCTGCTTCTTTTTTTTGGGAAAAG ACCTGATCATAGCCTGCAACACATCAGGTCACTGATATTTCCCCCTAAGAGGCGCAAGGTTGTCAccatgaagaagaggaaggaaaGGGTGTCCCCTGAATCGACCCTTTCTTCAGTGGTGGGTATCACTGCAGAAGGAAGCACTGCACTGACACTTGCTGCTTCAGAAAGTAAGGCACAGAAG GATCTTGCTCTTGTCAAAAGAGATGCTTTATCAGGAATTAAGGGTCGAGACTTTGACTCAGCATGTGGTCTTACTGAGGAGACCGGAGCCTTGATTGTGTGGCAAGCATCACCTATCCTAGAGGAGATGGTTGCCCACAATCAGTTAGACTCCAAGCAGGACCCAGAGAGTTTCAGGCTTCCGGCGACCTCTGATATTGAGAACCAGCGACAAGGACCAACTGCACAAATGAACAATATTTCGTTTATGGTTGAGAGCTCATCCAGTGCAAGGCCGACTGTCCAGGATGATGAAAACTTGAGGGGAGATTTTCTCACATTGATCAATGAG AGTAATGCAAGAATCATGGGAAGGTATGATGCCCACATAAGCAAATTGAAGGCAGAGAACACAAAATTAATAGA GGAGTTGGAAAATGAAGGGGAGATGACAAGAATTCTTGAAGAGAGGCTCCAACGAGAATTGGAAAATGAAAGGACAGCAGCTGCTGAGAGAACTAGACTTCTTGAAAAGAAGCTCCGAGAATTTGAACATGAACGAGAAGCTGCTATTGAGAGAACAAGAATTCTTGAAGAGAGGCTCCAACGAGAATTGGAAAATGAAAGGGCAGCAGCTGCTGAGAGAACTAGACTTCTTGAAAAGAAGCTCCAAAGAGTGGAACATGAACGAGAAGATGCTATTGAGAGAACAAGAGTTCTTGACGAGAGACTCCAAAGAGAATCTGAAATTGTACATACTACTGCAAGCCAGAATGATGCCTTAAAAGAGGAGATTTTCAAACTTCATGA GGAACGGGAACATGGAAGAGCAGACAACCAGGCTCTGATGTCAGATATTTTGGAGAAAAGTGAGGAGCTTGCTACACTCAAATATTATTCCAATATGCTTGAGTCAGAGAAGACAT GTCTAGAAAATCAAGTTGACCATCTTGACAAGGAATTGAAGTATACTAGGAAAGAGCACAGAAGATATGTCAGTAAGGTCTTGGATGCAGCAAGAGCCATTCCTAACGACATAGAGCCGATCAACTCTGATGCTCTGCCTGGATCCAGGCGCCCGGAGGGGATCTGTTAG
- the LOC136551006 gene encoding uncharacterized protein isoform X1, with protein MLQGARQASVPSTAGPRPNTANSAAILQSDQPPRDAAAREGSHGGTGAESLVRGSVVAPRVSCGICGGLLHDATAFTECLHAFCRKCIYDKVAKDNIKCCPKCGIFLGNPLEKLRSCLLLFFGKRPDHSLQHIRSLIFPPKRRKVVTMKKRKERVSPESTLSSVVGITAEGSTALTLAASESKAQKVVIEDLALVKRDALSGIKGRDFDSACGLTEETGALIVWQASPILEEMVAHNQLDSKQDPESFRLPATSDIENQRQGPTAQMNNISFMVESSSSARPTVQDDENLRGDFLTLINESNARIMGRYDAHISKLKAENTKLIEELENEGEMTRILEERLQRELENERTAAAERTRLLEKKLREFEHEREAAIERTRILEERLQRELENERAAAAERTRLLEKKLQRVEHEREDAIERTRVLDERLQRESEIVHTTASQNDALKEEIFKLHEEREHGRADNQALMSDILEKSEELATLKYYSNMLESEKTCLENQVDHLDKELKYTRKEHRRYVSKVLDAARAIPNDIEPINSDALPGSRRPEGIC; from the exons ATGTTACAGGGAGCTCGGCAAGCCTCGGTGCCGTCGACCGCAGGCCCGCGCCCCAACACCGCCAACAGCGCTGCCATCCTGCAGTCTGATCAGCCACCTCGCGACGCCGCCGCGCGGGAGGGGAGCCACGGCGGCACGGGTGCGGAGTCGCTTGTGCGCGGCTCGGTGGTCGCGCCGCGCGTCAGCTGCGGGATCTGCGGCGGACTCCTCCACGACGCCACCGCCTTCACCGAGTGCCTCCACGCCT TTTGCAGGAAATGCATATATGACAAGGTTGCGAAAGACAACATAAAGTGCTGCCCAAAGTGTGGCATTTTTCTGGGAAATCCATTGGAGAAGCTCAGGTCTTGTCTGCTTCTTTTTTTTGGGAAAAG ACCTGATCATAGCCTGCAACACATCAGGTCACTGATATTTCCCCCTAAGAGGCGCAAGGTTGTCAccatgaagaagaggaaggaaaGGGTGTCCCCTGAATCGACCCTTTCTTCAGTGGTGGGTATCACTGCAGAAGGAAGCACTGCACTGACACTTGCTGCTTCAGAAAGTAAGGCACAGAAGGTAGTGATTGAG GATCTTGCTCTTGTCAAAAGAGATGCTTTATCAGGAATTAAGGGTCGAGACTTTGACTCAGCATGTGGTCTTACTGAGGAGACCGGAGCCTTGATTGTGTGGCAAGCATCACCTATCCTAGAGGAGATGGTTGCCCACAATCAGTTAGACTCCAAGCAGGACCCAGAGAGTTTCAGGCTTCCGGCGACCTCTGATATTGAGAACCAGCGACAAGGACCAACTGCACAAATGAACAATATTTCGTTTATGGTTGAGAGCTCATCCAGTGCAAGGCCGACTGTCCAGGATGATGAAAACTTGAGGGGAGATTTTCTCACATTGATCAATGAG AGTAATGCAAGAATCATGGGAAGGTATGATGCCCACATAAGCAAATTGAAGGCAGAGAACACAAAATTAATAGA GGAGTTGGAAAATGAAGGGGAGATGACAAGAATTCTTGAAGAGAGGCTCCAACGAGAATTGGAAAATGAAAGGACAGCAGCTGCTGAGAGAACTAGACTTCTTGAAAAGAAGCTCCGAGAATTTGAACATGAACGAGAAGCTGCTATTGAGAGAACAAGAATTCTTGAAGAGAGGCTCCAACGAGAATTGGAAAATGAAAGGGCAGCAGCTGCTGAGAGAACTAGACTTCTTGAAAAGAAGCTCCAAAGAGTGGAACATGAACGAGAAGATGCTATTGAGAGAACAAGAGTTCTTGACGAGAGACTCCAAAGAGAATCTGAAATTGTACATACTACTGCAAGCCAGAATGATGCCTTAAAAGAGGAGATTTTCAAACTTCATGA GGAACGGGAACATGGAAGAGCAGACAACCAGGCTCTGATGTCAGATATTTTGGAGAAAAGTGAGGAGCTTGCTACACTCAAATATTATTCCAATATGCTTGAGTCAGAGAAGACAT GTCTAGAAAATCAAGTTGACCATCTTGACAAGGAATTGAAGTATACTAGGAAAGAGCACAGAAGATATGTCAGTAAGGTCTTGGATGCAGCAAGAGCCATTCCTAACGACATAGAGCCGATCAACTCTGATGCTCTGCCTGGATCCAGGCGCCCGGAGGGGATCTGTTAG
- the LOC136551006 gene encoding uncharacterized protein isoform X5, which translates to MLQGARQASVPSTAGPRPNTANSAAILQSDQPPRDAAAREGSHGGTGAESLVRGSVVAPRVSCGICGGLLHDATAFTECLHAFCRKCIYDKVAKDNIKCCPKCGIFLGNPLEKLRPDHSLQHIRSLIFPPKRRKVVTMKKRKERVSPESTLSSVVGITAEGSTALTLAASESKAQKDLALVKRDALSGIKGRDFDSACGLTEETGALIVWQASPILEEMVAHNQLDSKQDPESFRLPATSDIENQRQGPTAQMNNISFMVESSSSARPTVQDDENLRGDFLTLINESNARIMGRYDAHISKLKAENTKLIEELENEGEMTRILEERLQRELENERTAAAERTRLLEKKLREFEHEREAAIERTRILEERLQRELENERAAAAERTRLLEKKLQRVEHEREDAIERTRVLDERLQRESEIVHTTASQNDALKEEIFKLHEEREHGRADNQALMSDILEKSEELATLKYYSNMLESEKTCLENQVDHLDKELKYTRKEHRRYVSKVLDAARAIPNDIEPINSDALPGSRRPEGIC; encoded by the exons ATGTTACAGGGAGCTCGGCAAGCCTCGGTGCCGTCGACCGCAGGCCCGCGCCCCAACACCGCCAACAGCGCTGCCATCCTGCAGTCTGATCAGCCACCTCGCGACGCCGCCGCGCGGGAGGGGAGCCACGGCGGCACGGGTGCGGAGTCGCTTGTGCGCGGCTCGGTGGTCGCGCCGCGCGTCAGCTGCGGGATCTGCGGCGGACTCCTCCACGACGCCACCGCCTTCACCGAGTGCCTCCACGCCT TTTGCAGGAAATGCATATATGACAAGGTTGCGAAAGACAACATAAAGTGCTGCCCAAAGTGTGGCATTTTTCTGGGAAATCCATTGGAGAAGCTCAG ACCTGATCATAGCCTGCAACACATCAGGTCACTGATATTTCCCCCTAAGAGGCGCAAGGTTGTCAccatgaagaagaggaaggaaaGGGTGTCCCCTGAATCGACCCTTTCTTCAGTGGTGGGTATCACTGCAGAAGGAAGCACTGCACTGACACTTGCTGCTTCAGAAAGTAAGGCACAGAAG GATCTTGCTCTTGTCAAAAGAGATGCTTTATCAGGAATTAAGGGTCGAGACTTTGACTCAGCATGTGGTCTTACTGAGGAGACCGGAGCCTTGATTGTGTGGCAAGCATCACCTATCCTAGAGGAGATGGTTGCCCACAATCAGTTAGACTCCAAGCAGGACCCAGAGAGTTTCAGGCTTCCGGCGACCTCTGATATTGAGAACCAGCGACAAGGACCAACTGCACAAATGAACAATATTTCGTTTATGGTTGAGAGCTCATCCAGTGCAAGGCCGACTGTCCAGGATGATGAAAACTTGAGGGGAGATTTTCTCACATTGATCAATGAG AGTAATGCAAGAATCATGGGAAGGTATGATGCCCACATAAGCAAATTGAAGGCAGAGAACACAAAATTAATAGA GGAGTTGGAAAATGAAGGGGAGATGACAAGAATTCTTGAAGAGAGGCTCCAACGAGAATTGGAAAATGAAAGGACAGCAGCTGCTGAGAGAACTAGACTTCTTGAAAAGAAGCTCCGAGAATTTGAACATGAACGAGAAGCTGCTATTGAGAGAACAAGAATTCTTGAAGAGAGGCTCCAACGAGAATTGGAAAATGAAAGGGCAGCAGCTGCTGAGAGAACTAGACTTCTTGAAAAGAAGCTCCAAAGAGTGGAACATGAACGAGAAGATGCTATTGAGAGAACAAGAGTTCTTGACGAGAGACTCCAAAGAGAATCTGAAATTGTACATACTACTGCAAGCCAGAATGATGCCTTAAAAGAGGAGATTTTCAAACTTCATGA GGAACGGGAACATGGAAGAGCAGACAACCAGGCTCTGATGTCAGATATTTTGGAGAAAAGTGAGGAGCTTGCTACACTCAAATATTATTCCAATATGCTTGAGTCAGAGAAGACAT GTCTAGAAAATCAAGTTGACCATCTTGACAAGGAATTGAAGTATACTAGGAAAGAGCACAGAAGATATGTCAGTAAGGTCTTGGATGCAGCAAGAGCCATTCCTAACGACATAGAGCCGATCAACTCTGATGCTCTGCCTGGATCCAGGCGCCCGGAGGGGATCTGTTAG